The Humulus lupulus chromosome 3, drHumLupu1.1, whole genome shotgun sequence genome window below encodes:
- the LOC133825651 gene encoding uncharacterized protein LOC133825651, whose protein sequence is METFYNGLNAASRMVLDASANGAILSKTYNEAFEILERIASNNYQWSNTRAPTCRKVAGVLEVDALTALIAQMASMTNILKNMSMGGNVQPAAAIQSAEVSCVYCGDGHTFENCPSNLASVFYVGNQNSNRNNNPYSNTYNPSWRHHPNLSWGGQGASSSGAPTQGKQSYPPGFSQQPRPQQPHSPQGSQTSSLENLMRDYMAKNDVVIQSQAASLRNLEIQLGHLANDLKNRPQGSLPSDTENPRRDGKEQCKAINLRSGKNMEVNEEKTKGSKEPTSIQTEGETSKKPASAAVEFSPIETASGQHSTIEKTLHKPPPPFPQRFKKTAARWPIQEVFGCFEAAPYQHSLGGSFGANAQLCKVFERHFDKKEEAW, encoded by the coding sequence ATGGAGACATTTTACAATGGTCTCAATGCAGCCTCTCGAATGGTATTGGATGCTTCAGCCAATGGAGCCATTCTTTCCAAGACTTATAACgaagcatttgagattttggaaagaaTAGCAAGCAACAACTACCAATGGTCAAATACTAGAGCTCCTACATGCCGAAAAGTAGCGGGTGTTCTTGAAGTAGATGCTCTAACCGCTCTAATCGCTCAAATGGCCTCAATGACCAACATTTTAAAGAACATGAGTATGGGAGGAAATGTACAGCCAGCTGCTGCCATTCAAAGTGCAGAAGTATCATGTGTGTATTGTGGGGACGGGCATACTTTTGAGAATTGCCCTTCAAATCTAGCTTCGGTCTTCTATGTGGGTAATCAAAACTCCAATCGCAACAACAACCCATATTCGAACACTTACAATCCATCATGGAGGCATCATCCAAATCTGtcatgggggggtcaaggagcaagttcaagtGGAGCACCAACACAAGGAAAACAGTCATATCCACCGGGATTTTCTCAACAACCAAGACCTCAACAACCACACTCACCTCAAGGCTCTCAAACAAGTTCTTTGGAGAATTTAATGAGAGATTATATGGCCAAGAATGACGTAGTAATTCAAAGCCAGGCAGCTTCTCTTCGGAATTTGGAAATTCAATTGGGGCATTTAGCTAATGACTTGAAAAATCGACCCCAAGGTTCTTTGCCAAGTGACACCGAGAATCCAAGGAGGGATGGCAAAGAACAATGCAAGGCAATCAATCTACGAagtgggaaaaatatggaagtgaaTGAGGAGAAAACAAAGGGCAGCAAGGAGCCTACTTCAATCCAAACCGAAGGGGAAACGAGTAAAAAACCAGCAAGTGCAGCTGTTGAATTCTCCCCAATTGAAACAGCATCGGGTCAGCATTCTACTATAGAAAAGACTTTACACAAGCCACCTCCGCCATTTCCTCAACGATTCAAAAAAACAGCAGCAAGATGGCCAATTCAGGAAGTTTTTGGATGTTTTGAAGCAGCTCCATATCAACATTCCCttggtggaagctttggagcAAATGCCCAATTATGTAAAGTTTTTGAAAGACATTTTGACAAGAAAGAGGAGGCTTGGTGA